A genome region from Trichosurus vulpecula isolate mTriVul1 chromosome 5, mTriVul1.pri, whole genome shotgun sequence includes the following:
- the GGA1 gene encoding ADP-ribosylation factor-binding protein GGA1 isoform X3 — protein MEPESLESRINRATNPLNKELDWDSIDAFCEQLNKELEGPPLATRLLAHKIQSPQEWEATQALTVLETCMKSCGKRFHDEVGKFRFLNELIKVVSPKYLGTRTPDKVKDKILELLYSWTLGLPQEVKIAEAYQMLKKQGIVKIDPKLPDDTPFSAPPTRPKNGIFEDEEKSKMLARLLKSSHPEDLRAANKLIKEMVQEDQKRMEKISKRVSAIEEVNNNVRLLTEMVTSYSQGETSAGSDELMKELYQRCERMRPMLFRLASDTEDNDEALAEILQANDNLTQVISLYQQLVKGEEVNGDTASGPLPGSTSALLDLSGLDMPPAGSAGPALPSLASGSAQPEQPTSLSLLDDELMSLGLNDPTPPTAPGLDSGGWNSFQSSDSSEPSGMAPKTENQPLPPMPPSSSSGLDDLDLLGKTLLQQSLPPASQQVRWEKQQPAPRLTLRDLQNKNSSSTPTLLPSSSCDPPAPPRPPELAHEISLANITVPLESIRPSDESEAAAPLRHRAARLQPHRPPNSHHTSPAACQSSEGESPPPVQAHFHHGGPDLQRDGSRGPVPPTRVLGKPLEAGQGREGRRRLQGGRRGFPSRRVGRGPQPRPFSLLRASSVPIPTLSWLGLHLERCAPRRTGWGPAAPSAAIHTGVWCFSPWCSSIH, from the exons ATGGAGCCGGAGAGTCTGGAGTCGAGGATCA ACAGAGCTACCAACCCCCTCAACAAGGAACTGGACTGGGACAGCATTGATGCCTTCTGTGAGCAGCTGAACAAGGAGCTGGAAGG GCCACCACTGGCCACCCGGCTATTAGCCCACAAAATCCAGTCTCCGCAAGAATGGGAAGCCACCCAGGCCCTGACG GTCCTAGAGACGTGCATGAAGAGCTGCGGCAAGCGGTTCCATGACGAGGTGGGCAAGTTCCGCTTCCTCAACGAGCTCATCAAGGTGGTGTCACCCAAG TACCTGGGCACCCGCACCCCGGACAAGGTGAAAGACAAGATTCTGGAGCTGCTTTACAGCTGGACCCTGGGGCTGCCACAGGAGGTGAAGATTGCCGAGGCCTACCAGATGCTCAAGAAGCAAG GAATTGTGAAGATTGATCCCAAGCTTCCTGATGACACCCCCTTTTCAGCACCCCCCACGCGACCCAAGAATGGGATCTTTGAAGATGAGGAGAAGTCCAAG ATGCTGGCCCGGCTACTGAAGAGCTCCCACCCCGAGGACCTGCGAGCAGCCAACAAACTCATCAAGGAAATGGTCCAGGAG GATCAGAAGCGGATGGAGAAGATCTCAAAGCGGGTCAGCGCCATAGAAGAGGTGAACAACAACGTGAGACTGCTGACCGAGATGGTGACAAGCTACAGCCAGGGGGAGACCTCGGCCGGCAGTGACGAGCTCATGAAA gAGTTGTACCAGCGCTGTGAGCGGATGAGGCCCATGCTGTTCCGGCTGGCCAGTGACACTGAGGACAATGACGAGGCCTTGG CTGAGATCCTGCAGGCCAATGACAACCTCACCCAGGTGATCAGCCTATACCAGCAGCTGGTGAAGGGGGAAGAGGTCAATGGGGACACGGCCTCTGGCCCCCTTCCAG gTAGCACCTCTGCTCTCCTGGACCTCTCCGGACTGGACATGCCTCCAGCAGGCTCAGCCGGCCCAGCCCTCCCCAGCCTTGCAAGTGGCTCGGCCCAGCCAGAGCAGCCCACCTCGCTGTCTCTGCTCGACGATGAGCTCATGTCCTTAG GCCTCAATGATCCTACACCCcccacagctccaggcctggaCAGTGGAGGATGGAATAGCTTCCAG TCGTCAGACAGCTCCGAGCCCTCCGGTATGGCTCCTAAGACTGAAAATCAGCCCCTGCCCCCGATGCCTCCCTCATCCTCCAGCGGGCTCGATGACCTGGACCTCTTGGGGAAGACGCTGCTGCAGCAATCCCTACCCCCAGCATCCCAGCAAGTGCGGTG GGAGAAGCAGCAGCCAGCCCCTCGGCTCACCCTGCGGGACCTCCAAAACAAGAACAGCTCCAGCACCCCAACACTGCTCCCCAGTAGCTCCTGCGACCCTCCTGCACCTCCCCGGCCCCCGGAGCTAGCGCATGAGATCTCACTGGCCAACATCACTGTGCCCCTGGAGTCCATCCGACCTA GTGATGAAAGTGAAGCTGCAGCCCCCCTCAGGCACCGAGCTGCCCGCCTTCAACCCCATCGTCCACCCAACAGCCATCACACAAGTCCTGCTGCTTGCCAATCCTCAGAAG GAGAAAGTCCGCCTCCGGTACAAGCTCACTTTCACCATGGGGGACCAGACCTACAACGAGATGGGAGCCGTGGACCAGTTCCCCCCACCCGAGTCTTGGGGAAGCCTCTAGAAGCaggccagggaagggaagggcgCCGGAGGCTCCAAGGGGGCCGACGAGGATTCCCATCCCGCAGAGTGGGCAGGGGCCCCCAGCCCAggcccttctccctcctcaggGCCTCCTCTGTGCCTATTCCCACCCTCTCCTGGTTAGGACTTCACTTGGAACGCTGTGCTCCCCGGAGGACAGGATGGGGGCCAGCTGCCCCCTCTGCAGCCATACACACTGGGGTctggtgcttctctccctggtgTTCCTCCATTCACTag
- the GGA1 gene encoding ADP-ribosylation factor-binding protein GGA1 isoform X4, with amino-acid sequence MEPESLESRINRATNPLNKELDWDSIDAFCEQLNKELEGPPLATRLLAHKIQSPQEWEATQALTVLETCMKSCGKRFHDEVGKFRFLNELIKVVSPKYLGTRTPDKVKDKILELLYSWTLGLPQEVKIAEAYQMLKKQGIVKIDPKLPDDTPFSAPPTRPKNGIFEDEEKSKMLARLLKSSHPEDLRAANKLIKEMVQEDQKRMEKISKRVSAIEEVNNNVRLLTEMVTSYSQGETSAGSDELMKELYQRCERMRPMLFRLASDTEDNDEALAEILQANDNLTQVISLYQQLVKGEEVNGDTASGPLPGSTSALLDLSGLDMPPAGSAGPALPSLASGSAQPEQPTSLSLLDDELMSLGLNDPTPPTAPGLDSGGWNSFQSSDSSEPSGMAPKTENQPLPPMPPSSSSGLDDLDLLGKTLLQQSLPPASQQVRWEKQQPAPRLTLRDLQNKNSSSTPTLLPSSSCDPPAPPRPPELAHEISLANITVPLESIRPSSILPVTVYDQHGFRILFHFARDPLPSRPDVLVVVVSMLSTAPKPLRNIVFQAAVPKVMKVKLQPPSGTELPAFNPIVHPTAITQVLLLANPQKEKVRLRYKLTFTMGDQTYNEMGAVDQFPPPESWGSL; translated from the exons ATGGAGCCGGAGAGTCTGGAGTCGAGGATCA ACAGAGCTACCAACCCCCTCAACAAGGAACTGGACTGGGACAGCATTGATGCCTTCTGTGAGCAGCTGAACAAGGAGCTGGAAGG GCCACCACTGGCCACCCGGCTATTAGCCCACAAAATCCAGTCTCCGCAAGAATGGGAAGCCACCCAGGCCCTGACG GTCCTAGAGACGTGCATGAAGAGCTGCGGCAAGCGGTTCCATGACGAGGTGGGCAAGTTCCGCTTCCTCAACGAGCTCATCAAGGTGGTGTCACCCAAG TACCTGGGCACCCGCACCCCGGACAAGGTGAAAGACAAGATTCTGGAGCTGCTTTACAGCTGGACCCTGGGGCTGCCACAGGAGGTGAAGATTGCCGAGGCCTACCAGATGCTCAAGAAGCAAG GAATTGTGAAGATTGATCCCAAGCTTCCTGATGACACCCCCTTTTCAGCACCCCCCACGCGACCCAAGAATGGGATCTTTGAAGATGAGGAGAAGTCCAAG ATGCTGGCCCGGCTACTGAAGAGCTCCCACCCCGAGGACCTGCGAGCAGCCAACAAACTCATCAAGGAAATGGTCCAGGAG GATCAGAAGCGGATGGAGAAGATCTCAAAGCGGGTCAGCGCCATAGAAGAGGTGAACAACAACGTGAGACTGCTGACCGAGATGGTGACAAGCTACAGCCAGGGGGAGACCTCGGCCGGCAGTGACGAGCTCATGAAA gAGTTGTACCAGCGCTGTGAGCGGATGAGGCCCATGCTGTTCCGGCTGGCCAGTGACACTGAGGACAATGACGAGGCCTTGG CTGAGATCCTGCAGGCCAATGACAACCTCACCCAGGTGATCAGCCTATACCAGCAGCTGGTGAAGGGGGAAGAGGTCAATGGGGACACGGCCTCTGGCCCCCTTCCAG gTAGCACCTCTGCTCTCCTGGACCTCTCCGGACTGGACATGCCTCCAGCAGGCTCAGCCGGCCCAGCCCTCCCCAGCCTTGCAAGTGGCTCGGCCCAGCCAGAGCAGCCCACCTCGCTGTCTCTGCTCGACGATGAGCTCATGTCCTTAG GCCTCAATGATCCTACACCCcccacagctccaggcctggaCAGTGGAGGATGGAATAGCTTCCAG TCGTCAGACAGCTCCGAGCCCTCCGGTATGGCTCCTAAGACTGAAAATCAGCCCCTGCCCCCGATGCCTCCCTCATCCTCCAGCGGGCTCGATGACCTGGACCTCTTGGGGAAGACGCTGCTGCAGCAATCCCTACCCCCAGCATCCCAGCAAGTGCGGTG GGAGAAGCAGCAGCCAGCCCCTCGGCTCACCCTGCGGGACCTCCAAAACAAGAACAGCTCCAGCACCCCAACACTGCTCCCCAGTAGCTCCTGCGACCCTCCTGCACCTCCCCGGCCCCCGGAGCTAGCGCATGAGATCTCACTGGCCAACATCACTGTGCCCCTGGAGTCCATCCGACCTA GCAGCATCCTGCCCGTAACTGTCTATGACCAGCATGGCTTCCGCATCCTCTTCCACTTTGCCCGGGACCCTCTGCCCAGCCGGCCTGACGTTCTGGTTGTGGTGGTTTCTATGCTGAGCACGGCCCCAAAGCCTCTCCGGAATATTGTCTTTCAGGCTGCTGTCCCCAAG GTGATGAAAGTGAAGCTGCAGCCCCCCTCAGGCACCGAGCTGCCCGCCTTCAACCCCATCGTCCACCCAACAGCCATCACACAAGTCCTGCTGCTTGCCAATCCTCAGAAG GAGAAAGTCCGCCTCCGGTACAAGCTCACTTTCACCATGGGGGACCAGACCTACAACGAGATGGGAGCCGTGGACCAGTTCCCCCCACCCGAGTCTTGGGGAAGCCTCTAG
- the GGA1 gene encoding ADP-ribosylation factor-binding protein GGA1 isoform X1, with protein MKSCGKRFHDEVGKFRFLNELIKVVSPKYLGTRTPDKVKDKILELLYSWTLGLPQEVKIAEAYQMLKKQGIVKIDPKLPDDTPFSAPPTRPKNGIFEDEEKSKMLARLLKSSHPEDLRAANKLIKEMVQEDQKRMEKISKRVSAIEEVNNNVRLLTEMVTSYSQGETSAGSDELMKELYQRCERMRPMLFRLASDTEDNDEALAEILQANDNLTQVISLYQQLVKGEEVNGDTASGPLPGSTSALLDLSGLDMPPAGSAGPALPSLASGSAQPEQPTSLSLLDDELMSLGLNDPTPPTAPGLDSGGWNSFQSSDSSEPSGMAPKTENQPLPPMPPSSSSGLDDLDLLGKTLLQQSLPPASQQVRWEKQQPAPRLTLRDLQNKNSSSTPTLLPSSSCDPPAPPRPPELAHEISLANITVPLESIRPSDESEAAAPLRHRAARLQPHRPPNSHHTSPAACQSSEGESPPPVQAHFHHGGPDLQRDGSRGPVPPTRVLGKPLEAGQGREGRRRLQGGRRGFPSRRVGRGPQPRPFSLLRASSVPIPTLSWLGLHLERCAPRRTGWGPAAPSAAIHTGVWCFSPWCSSIH; from the exons ATGAAGAGCTGCGGCAAGCGGTTCCATGACGAGGTGGGCAAGTTCCGCTTCCTCAACGAGCTCATCAAGGTGGTGTCACCCAAG TACCTGGGCACCCGCACCCCGGACAAGGTGAAAGACAAGATTCTGGAGCTGCTTTACAGCTGGACCCTGGGGCTGCCACAGGAGGTGAAGATTGCCGAGGCCTACCAGATGCTCAAGAAGCAAG GAATTGTGAAGATTGATCCCAAGCTTCCTGATGACACCCCCTTTTCAGCACCCCCCACGCGACCCAAGAATGGGATCTTTGAAGATGAGGAGAAGTCCAAG ATGCTGGCCCGGCTACTGAAGAGCTCCCACCCCGAGGACCTGCGAGCAGCCAACAAACTCATCAAGGAAATGGTCCAGGAG GATCAGAAGCGGATGGAGAAGATCTCAAAGCGGGTCAGCGCCATAGAAGAGGTGAACAACAACGTGAGACTGCTGACCGAGATGGTGACAAGCTACAGCCAGGGGGAGACCTCGGCCGGCAGTGACGAGCTCATGAAA gAGTTGTACCAGCGCTGTGAGCGGATGAGGCCCATGCTGTTCCGGCTGGCCAGTGACACTGAGGACAATGACGAGGCCTTGG CTGAGATCCTGCAGGCCAATGACAACCTCACCCAGGTGATCAGCCTATACCAGCAGCTGGTGAAGGGGGAAGAGGTCAATGGGGACACGGCCTCTGGCCCCCTTCCAG gTAGCACCTCTGCTCTCCTGGACCTCTCCGGACTGGACATGCCTCCAGCAGGCTCAGCCGGCCCAGCCCTCCCCAGCCTTGCAAGTGGCTCGGCCCAGCCAGAGCAGCCCACCTCGCTGTCTCTGCTCGACGATGAGCTCATGTCCTTAG GCCTCAATGATCCTACACCCcccacagctccaggcctggaCAGTGGAGGATGGAATAGCTTCCAG TCGTCAGACAGCTCCGAGCCCTCCGGTATGGCTCCTAAGACTGAAAATCAGCCCCTGCCCCCGATGCCTCCCTCATCCTCCAGCGGGCTCGATGACCTGGACCTCTTGGGGAAGACGCTGCTGCAGCAATCCCTACCCCCAGCATCCCAGCAAGTGCGGTG GGAGAAGCAGCAGCCAGCCCCTCGGCTCACCCTGCGGGACCTCCAAAACAAGAACAGCTCCAGCACCCCAACACTGCTCCCCAGTAGCTCCTGCGACCCTCCTGCACCTCCCCGGCCCCCGGAGCTAGCGCATGAGATCTCACTGGCCAACATCACTGTGCCCCTGGAGTCCATCCGACCTA GTGATGAAAGTGAAGCTGCAGCCCCCCTCAGGCACCGAGCTGCCCGCCTTCAACCCCATCGTCCACCCAACAGCCATCACACAAGTCCTGCTGCTTGCCAATCCTCAGAAG GAGAAAGTCCGCCTCCGGTACAAGCTCACTTTCACCATGGGGGACCAGACCTACAACGAGATGGGAGCCGTGGACCAGTTCCCCCCACCCGAGTCTTGGGGAAGCCTCTAGAAGCaggccagggaagggaagggcgCCGGAGGCTCCAAGGGGGCCGACGAGGATTCCCATCCCGCAGAGTGGGCAGGGGCCCCCAGCCCAggcccttctccctcctcaggGCCTCCTCTGTGCCTATTCCCACCCTCTCCTGGTTAGGACTTCACTTGGAACGCTGTGCTCCCCGGAGGACAGGATGGGGGCCAGCTGCCCCCTCTGCAGCCATACACACTGGGGTctggtgcttctctccctggtgTTCCTCCATTCACTag
- the GGA1 gene encoding ADP-ribosylation factor-binding protein GGA1 isoform X2: MKSCGKRFHDEVGKFRFLNELIKVVSPKYLGTRTPDKVKDKILELLYSWTLGLPQEVKIAEAYQMLKKQGIVKIDPKLPDDTPFSAPPTRPKNGIFEDEEKSKMLARLLKSSHPEDLRAANKLIKEMVQEDQKRMEKISKRVSAIEEVNNNVRLLTEMVTSYSQGETSAGSDELMKELYQRCERMRPMLFRLASDTEDNDEALAEILQANDNLTQVISLYQQLVKGEEVNGDTASGPLPGSTSALLDLSGLDMPPAGSAGPALPSLASGSAQPEQPTSLSLLDDELMSLGLNDPTPPTAPGLDSGGWNSFQSSDSSEPSGMAPKTENQPLPPMPPSSSSGLDDLDLLGKTLLQQSLPPASQQVRWEKQQPAPRLTLRDLQNKNSSSTPTLLPSSSCDPPAPPRPPELAHEISLANITVPLESIRPSSILPVTVYDQHGFRILFHFARDPLPSRPDVLVVVVSMLSTAPKPLRNIVFQAAVPKVMKVKLQPPSGTELPAFNPIVHPTAITQVLLLANPQKEKVRLRYKLTFTMGDQTYNEMGAVDQFPPPESWGSL, from the exons ATGAAGAGCTGCGGCAAGCGGTTCCATGACGAGGTGGGCAAGTTCCGCTTCCTCAACGAGCTCATCAAGGTGGTGTCACCCAAG TACCTGGGCACCCGCACCCCGGACAAGGTGAAAGACAAGATTCTGGAGCTGCTTTACAGCTGGACCCTGGGGCTGCCACAGGAGGTGAAGATTGCCGAGGCCTACCAGATGCTCAAGAAGCAAG GAATTGTGAAGATTGATCCCAAGCTTCCTGATGACACCCCCTTTTCAGCACCCCCCACGCGACCCAAGAATGGGATCTTTGAAGATGAGGAGAAGTCCAAG ATGCTGGCCCGGCTACTGAAGAGCTCCCACCCCGAGGACCTGCGAGCAGCCAACAAACTCATCAAGGAAATGGTCCAGGAG GATCAGAAGCGGATGGAGAAGATCTCAAAGCGGGTCAGCGCCATAGAAGAGGTGAACAACAACGTGAGACTGCTGACCGAGATGGTGACAAGCTACAGCCAGGGGGAGACCTCGGCCGGCAGTGACGAGCTCATGAAA gAGTTGTACCAGCGCTGTGAGCGGATGAGGCCCATGCTGTTCCGGCTGGCCAGTGACACTGAGGACAATGACGAGGCCTTGG CTGAGATCCTGCAGGCCAATGACAACCTCACCCAGGTGATCAGCCTATACCAGCAGCTGGTGAAGGGGGAAGAGGTCAATGGGGACACGGCCTCTGGCCCCCTTCCAG gTAGCACCTCTGCTCTCCTGGACCTCTCCGGACTGGACATGCCTCCAGCAGGCTCAGCCGGCCCAGCCCTCCCCAGCCTTGCAAGTGGCTCGGCCCAGCCAGAGCAGCCCACCTCGCTGTCTCTGCTCGACGATGAGCTCATGTCCTTAG GCCTCAATGATCCTACACCCcccacagctccaggcctggaCAGTGGAGGATGGAATAGCTTCCAG TCGTCAGACAGCTCCGAGCCCTCCGGTATGGCTCCTAAGACTGAAAATCAGCCCCTGCCCCCGATGCCTCCCTCATCCTCCAGCGGGCTCGATGACCTGGACCTCTTGGGGAAGACGCTGCTGCAGCAATCCCTACCCCCAGCATCCCAGCAAGTGCGGTG GGAGAAGCAGCAGCCAGCCCCTCGGCTCACCCTGCGGGACCTCCAAAACAAGAACAGCTCCAGCACCCCAACACTGCTCCCCAGTAGCTCCTGCGACCCTCCTGCACCTCCCCGGCCCCCGGAGCTAGCGCATGAGATCTCACTGGCCAACATCACTGTGCCCCTGGAGTCCATCCGACCTA GCAGCATCCTGCCCGTAACTGTCTATGACCAGCATGGCTTCCGCATCCTCTTCCACTTTGCCCGGGACCCTCTGCCCAGCCGGCCTGACGTTCTGGTTGTGGTGGTTTCTATGCTGAGCACGGCCCCAAAGCCTCTCCGGAATATTGTCTTTCAGGCTGCTGTCCCCAAG GTGATGAAAGTGAAGCTGCAGCCCCCCTCAGGCACCGAGCTGCCCGCCTTCAACCCCATCGTCCACCCAACAGCCATCACACAAGTCCTGCTGCTTGCCAATCCTCAGAAG GAGAAAGTCCGCCTCCGGTACAAGCTCACTTTCACCATGGGGGACCAGACCTACAACGAGATGGGAGCCGTGGACCAGTTCCCCCCACCCGAGTCTTGGGGAAGCCTCTAG